The DNA region ACCACCTCGCCCGAGCCCTCGATGCAGTAGCAGGTCTCCAGGTGGTTGCGGTACTGCAGCCGGGACTTGGTCCCGGCCCGGACGGTGGTGTCGGTGATGCTGTAGCCCAGGCCGTCGGCGTCCAGGAGGAAGCGGCGGCTGAGTCCGTTGCCCCAGTCGACGGTCTTGACGCTCTCGAGCTTGCGGATGATCACGGGTGTCCTCCTTCGGACAGGGAGTTACCTCGGGGTTGTGGCGGGCCGGCCGAGAGCGGCGGTGAAGGCGCGGTAGGCGTCGACCGGGTCCGTCCCGGTCGTGCCGGCCCGCTCCACCACATCCACTCCGGCGGTGCCGACGATCGCCGCGTCCGCGCCGCTCAGTGCGACGGAGGCGAGATCACCGGCGGTCGATACCCCGAAGCCGACGGCTATCGGGGACCCTGTGCGGTCGCGCAGGGAGCCGACGAACGGGGCCAGGGCCGCATGGCCGGCGGCGGGTCTGCCACCGCTGCGTCCGTAGCGGGCGACCAGGTAGAGGTATCCGGTGGCGTGCGCCGCGGCCTCGACCACCGTGGCCGGGGGGCTCGCCGGATAGCAGGTGGTGACCTCGGGCAGGCCGGCCGCGCGCAGTGCCTCGTGGTGGGCGGGGCGCAGCCGGGGCGGCAGTCCGTGGGCGAGCAGGGCGTCGGCGCCGCTGTCCGCCACGGCCCGCGCGTAGTCGGCGGGCGGTACGGTGCGCAGGCTGTGGCTCCAGTCGGCGAGCACGGCGATGCGCAGCCGCTTCAGGGAGGGCCGTACGGTCGCGACGAGGGCGAGGGTCTCGGTCAGGCCCACGCCCCGGGCGAGCGCCCTGTCGGCCGAGCGCCGTACGACGGGTCCGTCGGTGGGTGAGTCGGGGAAGGGGACGGCCAGTTCGAGGCAGTCCACGCCCGACTCGTCCAGCATGGCGACGAGGTCCTGGAGCACGGGCAGCGGCGGGTCGCCGGCGTGCAGGAAGACGGCCAGGCCCAGTTCGGCGCGGGCGCGGGCCTCCTCGAAGAAGCCGCCCAGGGTGGACTCAGGCAACGCGGGCACCTCCTCGGGTGCGGGCCGCGACGAGCCGTTCCAGCAGCCCGAGCGCGGCTCCGTCGTCGAGCGCGGCGCCCGCCCGGCCGACGGCCGTGGCCCAGTCCGCCTGGTGGCCGGAGGCGACGGCGAGCGCGGCCGCGTTGAGCTGAAGGGTGGCGCGCAGCGGGGCGCCCGCCCGGCCGGTCAGGACGGCGCGGAAGTGGCCGGCCGCCTCGTCGCGGGAGACGGGGGCGAGGTCGTCGAGGGTGCCCTCGGCGGGGACCAGCGCGCCCGCCGGGAGCGGGTGGGTGGTGCCGTCCGGGAGGTGGACCGTGTTCTCGCAGACGCTGAGGAGTTCGTCGGCGCCCGCAGGGTTGGTGGTGAGCCAGGTCAGGGGTGCGCCGGGCCGGGTGGCCAGGGCGCGGAGCCGCGGCGGGGGCTCGGTCGCGGAGACCCCGGTGACCTGGGCGGCCACGGGGACGGCGGCCAGGAAGGGGCCGAGGGTGTTGAGGAAGCGGCCGAACACCTTCATCGGAGTGGGGACCGCGAGGCGTGCGAGCCGGGTCAGCTGGGCGGGGTAGACGAACGGGCCGGTGAAGGCGATGCCGTGCGCGGCCAGGTGGTCGGCGGTGTGGTCGAGTGAGGAGGTGAGCGGGACGCCGAGGCGGTCCAGGAGGTCGACCGAGCCGGTCCGCGCGGTGTGGGCGCGTGAACCGGACTTGACGACCCGTACGCCGGTGGCGGCGGCCAGCAAGGCGGAGGCCGTGGAGAGGTTGACGGTCGGGGGGCCGCCACCGGTCCCCACCACGTTGACGGTGCGGGGCCAGGGCGCGGACGGCGGGGCCGGGCGGCGCCGGTCCAGGGAGTCCCGGAGCGCGCGCAGGCTCGGGCCGTCGGGGAGCGCCGCGGTGAGCGAGGCGAGCAGGGCGAGGACGTCGGCACGGTCCAGCGCTCCGTCGGCCAGTGCCTGCCACAGCGCGTCCCAGTGGTCGGCGTCGGCCGGGGCGCGCCGGTCGACGAGCGGGACGAGGGCGGGGTGCACGGCTCAGCCGCCCGTGACGGAGGCGCCCTTGGAGCGGGCGACGTAGGCGTCGATGGCCCGGACGCTGCGGAAGTTGTCCGGGTCGAGGTCGGTGTCGCCCACGGCGAGCCCGAAGTGGTGCTCCACCCAGGCGATCAGCTTCAGGACACCGAGGCTGTCGATGACACCGTCCGCCAGCAGGTCCTGGTCGGGCGGCAGTTGCGCGGGGGTGAGGTCGGGCAGGAACTCCGTGACGATGTACTCGCTGATCCGGTCGGCGTTGTTCACGAGGTGCTCCTTGGCGGGATGGTCGTACGGACGGGACTGCTGAACGGGGGTGACGGTCGTCGGGAAGAGCGGGAAGAGCGGGAAGGGCCGGACGTTCGTCAGGAGCCCGTGGCGGCCGGTGCCGGGGGTGTCGCGGGGCGGAGCCCTGCCAGGGCCCGGCGGTCCACCTTTCCGGTGCCGGTACGGGGCAGGGGCTCGCGTACGGGGACGAGGGCGGCCGGCACCGAACCGCGCGGCAGCCGGGCGGTGCAGTGGCGTTTGAGGTCGAGGCTGGTCGCGGTGGAACCGTCCGCCAGCCGGGCCACGGCGAGCAGGTGGCGGCCCTCGACGGGGTCGGGCAGGACGGTCACGCCCGCTTCGGTGACGTCGGGGTGGTCCAGGAGCACCTGCTCGACCTCGGCGGTGTTGACGGCGACGCCCCGGACCTTGACCTGGTGGTCGAGGCGTCCGACGAGCCGCAGGGCACCGTCGGCGCCGGCCTCGGCCAGGTCACCGGTGCGGAACCAGCGGGTGCCGCCGCCGGTGCCGTCTGCCCGGTCGGTGACGAACTTCTCCGCCGTGCGCAGCGGATCGGGGTAGCCGGTGCTCTGGAAGGGCGTGGTGACCTCCAGTTCACCGCGGCCGGCGCCGGTGACGAGGCGGCCCCGGGCGTCCCGCAGCCGGACGCGCACGCCGGGGAGCGGGCGGCCCAGCGGCACCGTGGCGGGCAACGGCCGGTCCCGGTCGACCTCGTGGCGGAAGCTGTCGTTGGTCTCGGTGCAGCCGTAGATGTTGTGCAGCCGCGCGCCCGGAGCGAGGGCCGCGAGGCCGGCCAGGGTCTGTTCGGGCATCACGTCACCGGTGAAGACGGCGTGGCGTACGCAGTCCAGCGTGCCGCCCTCCCCGGTCCGCGCGGCGGCGGACACCAGGGTGTAGAAGAGCGGCACCGCCTGGACCACTTCGACGCGGTGGGCGCGCAGCAGGGCGAGCAGCCGGTGGCCGGCCGCGGCGGCGGCCGGGTCGACGAGGACGACCTGGCCGCCGTGGGCGAGGGTGGTCCAGACGTCGAGCAGGCACAGGTCGAAGTTGAGCGGGGCGTAGTTGAGGACGGGGGTGCCCTCGGTGATGCCGAAGGTGTCGGCGGCCCAGCGGGTGAACGCGTCGACACCCCGGTGGGGCAGGGGCACGGCCTTGGGCGTTCCGGTGGAGCCGGAGGTGGTCAGGACGAAGCCGGTGCCCGGCGGGACGGCTTCCTGGCGTACGTCGCCTTCCGGTCCCGGGGCCAGGGTCCTGACGTCCTCCCCGGCCACCGCGTACCGGCACCCCGACTCGGCGGTCACGGCGGCGAGGTGGCCGGGCGGCAGCGTGGGGGAGGGGAGCAGGACGGGACGGCCGGTGACGAGACAGGCGAGGACGGTGGCCACCGTCCGGGGCGCCTTGGGGTCGAGGACCGCGAGCGTGGCGCCGGCGGGGACGCGCTCGGCGAGGCGGGCCTGGACGGCGGAGGTCTCGCCGGCCAGTTCGCGGTAGGTGGTGGCGGTGCCGTTCCACCACAGCGCGGGGGCGTCGGGGGTCTTCTCGGCCCAGCGCATGACGGCTTCGGCCAGCTCTCCGTACGGCTCGGTCATCGGTGGTCTCCCAGCGCGGGGCCCAGGCGTGCCCAGCCGCCCTTGACGGCGGTCGTGCCCCGTGAGCGGACGGTGAACAGGACGGTGTCGCCGGGGCCTGGCGGAGCGGCCGGCGGGGTGAGCTCGAGGAGCGTGTCCGGGCCGGGGAACGCCGGGTGGGCGAAACGGGCACCGAGCGCCCGGACACGGTCGGCGTGCCCGTCGGCGTACCGCTCGGCGATCTCCTCGACGGCCAGTGCGACCAGTGCCATGCCGTGAGCGACGGTATCGGGGAAGCCCGCCTCCCGGGCGGCGGCCGGGTCGAGGTGTACGGGGTTGAGGTCCCCGGCGGCCTCGCCGTAGCGGGCGATCCACTCCCGGTCTACGGCGACCGGGCGGGACACCGTGGACCCTGCGGTTTCCTGGCGGGGTGCGGGGGCCGTGCGGAGGGCGCCCCGCGGCTCCACGGCGTTGACGCCGGCCAGCAGGACGTGGGTGGTGAGGTCTGCGAGGGCGGTCCCGGTCCCGCGGCCGGTGAGGCGGGTGCGCAGGGCGAGACGGGTGCCCTTGGTCTCGACGCGTGCCCCGAGCAGTTCGGCGTGGGCGTCCAGGGCTGTGCCGGGCCGCAGGGGCGCGTGCAGTTCGATCTCCTGGGCGAGGTGGAGCAGGGAGTACGGGCCGTGTCCGGCGGCGAGTCCGGCGACGGTGCGTTCGGCGAGCGGATGGGTGAGGACGAACGCGGCGAGGGGTCCCGCGTCGGTGCGGGCGGGCTCGGGCCGGCCGAGCGCTTGCCGCGTCACCGTGCGGTAGCGGCGGGCCGCCGCCGGGTCGAGGGCCGGGGCGGCCGGGTCGGAGGCCGGGGCGGGAGGCGGGGCGGACAGGGTCATGCGGGGGTCACCACCAGGCTGCTGTTGTGGCCGCCGAAGCCGAAGGAGTTGGTCAGCGCGGGGCCGACGGCGACGGGCCGCGGGGCGTCGTGGACCACGTCGATCTCCATGTCGGGCTCGGTCCGGGTGTGGTTGGCGGTGGGCGGGACCGAGCCCGCGTTCATCGCCTGGACGGCGACGACGAGTTCGACCGCGCCGGCCGCTCCGATGAGATGGCCGACGACGCCCTTGGTGGCGGTCACCGGAGGCCCGTACGGACCGAACACCTTGGCCAGGGCGGTGGCCTCGGCACGGTCGTTGTGGACGGTGGCGGTGCCGTGGGCGTTGACGTGGGCGATGTCCGCGGGCCCGAGCCCGGCGTCGCCGAGGGCGCCGGACATGGCGTCGGCGGCGAAGGCGCCGTCGGGGTGCGGGGCGGAGAGGTGGTACGCGTCGGAGGTGGCGGCGTACCCGGCGACGAGAGCGTGGGGGCGGGAGCCGCGGGCCCGGGCGTCCGCCGCCCGCTCCAGCACCACGAAGGCGGCTCCCTCACCCATGACGAAGCCGTCGCGGCTCTCGTCGAAGGGGCGGCAGGCGGTCGCGGCGTCGGTACGGGTGGAGGCGGCGTTGAGGTTGCCGAACCCAGCGAGGGTGACCGGCGTGAGGGTCGCCTCGCAGCCACCGGCGATCACGATGTCCGCGCGGTCGTCGCGGAGCATCGCGGCGCCCAGGCCGATGGCGTCGGCGCCGCTGGCGCACGTGGTGCTGACCGTGAGGGCCGGCCCGTGCCAGCCGAGTTGGAGGGCGAGTTGCGCGGCCGCGGCGTTGGGCATCGTCATCAGAGGCATCAGCGGGCGGACGCCCTGGGGTCCGCGGTCCGCGTAGTTCAGGGACTCCAGGTCACTGGTGGTGCGCCCGCCGACGGCGGTGCCGACCACGATCGCGCAGCGGGCGGCGGGTGCCTCGGGGAGCCCGGCGTCGGCGTGTGCGGCCAGTGCGGCGGCCAGGCCGTACCGGGCGAAGGGGTCGAGCCGCTGGGCGGCCTTGCCCGCCAGTACCGTCCGCCAGGGCTCGGCCGGGCCGTCGCCGTCGGTGAGGCCGCGAACCCGGCAGCCGATGCGGATGCGGTGGCGCCCGGTGTCGAAGTGGGTGAGGCCGGCGGCGAGGGAGCGGCCCGCCCGGACGGCGGTCCACAGCTCCTCGGTGGTGCAGCCGGCGGGGGTGACGACCCCCATGCCGCTGATGGCCACGTCGGGCCGGACGGGACGCCCCGCCTGAGTACGCATGGTCTGATCTCTCCTTCCCGCTCCGTCGGCCGCGACCGACGGAGCCAGCGAGCACGCCTGGTCTCCACCTCTGCCGGGTCCGGACGGTCCCGGGCGGCGGCCGCTCAGGCCGCTGCCACCCCGCACTCACCGGCGGCCTTCAGGAACGCCTCCGCCGCGTGGTCGATGTCCGCGTCCGTGTGCTGTGCGGTGACGGCGATGCGGAGCCGCGCGAGGTCGCGGGGGACGGCGGGGGTGACCACCGGGAGGCCGACGACCCCCAGCCGGCGGGCGGCGGTCGCCAGGTCGTAGGCGGCCTCGTCGGAGCCGGCGATGAGCGGGACGACGGCCGTCTCGCTGTCGCCGGTCCGCAGTCCGCCCGCCCTGACCAGGTCGCGGAAGCGCGCACCGTGGCCCTGCACCCTGGTGACGCGCTCGGGCTCGGCCCGCAGCACCCGCAGTGCCTCCAGGGCGGCGCCGGCCGACGCGGGGGCGAGGGCGGCGGAGAAGAGGAACGGCCGTGCGGCGTACCGGAGATGGCCGATGAGTTCGTCGGTCCCGGCGACCCAGCCGCCCATCGAGGGGATGGCCTTGGAGAGGGTGCCGAGCTTGACGTCCACCCGCACCGCCCGGTCGAAGTGCTCCTCGATGCCCAGGCCGGTGCGGCCGATGACACCCAGGGCGTGCGCCTCGTCGGCCATCAGCAGCGCCTCGTGGGCGTCGCAGACCTCCCGCAGCCGGGGCAGCGGCGCGATGTCGCCGTCCATCGAGTAGACACTGTCGACGATCACCAGGCGGGCCCCGCCGGGCGCGGCGGCGTCGAGGCGCCGGGCGAGGTGCTCGGTGTCGTTGTGCCGGAAGCGGACCACGGTGGCGCCGCTGAGCTTGCAGCCGTCCACGATGCTGGCGTGGGCGTACTTGTCCACGAAGACGGTGTCGCCCGGTCCGACGAGCGCGCCGATCGTCCCGACGTTGGCGGCGTAGCCGGAGCCGAAGACCAGGGCCCGGTCCCGCTCGGCGATCCCGGCGACCTCGGCCTCCAGCTCCTCGTGGAGCGGGATGGAGCCGGCCAGCGCGCGCACCCCGTGGTTGCCGGTGCCGTACCGGGCCGCGGCCTCCTGGGCCGCCGCCACCACGCGCTCGTCACCGGCGAGGCCCAGGTAGCTGTACCCCGACATCATCAGCAGCCGTCGGCCGTCGAGGTCGACGTAGGCCGAGTCGCGCTCGGCGGTGTAGGGGACGAAGCTGTTGCGGCGCTCGGCGTCCCACTCCAGCGAGGCCACACGACGCCGGGTCGCATCAAGCTTGTGTGCGATTCTCCCCCACCCTGCGGAAGCCATCGGCCGTCCTCTCGTTTATGGCGTCCATCGCGCAGCGCGCAATGGCTTCATCGTGTCCTGAATTCAACGTCGGCCACGCAATCGGGGCGCAACACGGAAGCAAGATCAAGCCGCCATGTACAAATCGACAAAGATAGGGGTGATGTGTCGCATCAGAAATTAACTCACGCAAATTCAATGTTGGTTGACACGCTCCTGTTTTCGGCGAGAATGCTGTTTACTCAGTCATGAGAAGAATTTGACTGACCTCTCTCCGCATCCGCATCGCTCATCCACGCGAGGTCCACAGGTCCGCCGCCCAGGGAGCGGTCGTCGGCCCGGGACCGTACGCACCACCAGCACGCCGCACGTCAGCTAGTCGGCTCTCGTCGGCCGCATCCACCGGCGCGGGAACCGCCTCAACTCACGGGGGAACCGCCGTGCTCATCAGGCTTGTCGGCCTAGTGTCCGTCGAACACGACCGAGAGGCCCCCAGGGTCCTCTCCAGTCACCAGGCCCAGATAGCCCTCGCCCGCCTCTGCCTGGAGCGGCCCACCGGCACCGGCCGGGAGCAGCTCGCCGACACCATCTGGCCGGACGGCCCGCCGAGCACCTGGGCCTCGGCGCTGCGCAGCGTCGTCAGCCGGCTGCGGGCCACGCTCTCGGAAGGAGCGCCCACCGGTGGCGAACCGCCGCTGATCGCCCGCGGGGGGCGCTATCTGCTGCGGCTCCCCGAGGACGGCCAGGTGGACGTGGACCGCGCCGAGAGCGCCGCCGCCAGCGCGGCGGCGGCGTACCGCGACGGTGACCACGCCACCGCGCAGCGGCTCGCCACCACGACCGCGTCCCTGCTGCGGGGCCCCTTCCTCGCCTCCCACGAGGGTGAGTGGGTCGACTCGGTCCGGGCCCGGCTCAAGGAGGTGCGCGTCTCCGCGCTGGAGACCGCCAGCAGCTCTTCGTCCGCGCTGGGCGACACC from Streptomyces sp. NBC_01754 includes:
- a CDS encoding ectoine synthase, with the translated sequence MIIRKLESVKTVDWGNGLSRRFLLDADGLGYSITDTTVRAGTKSRLQYRNHLETCYCIEGSGEVVELDGTSHPLTPGVLYSLNNNDPHYLVASPHVDLRLVCVFAPALLGDEVHNLDEGTSSAY
- the trpA gene encoding tryptophan synthase subunit alpha, producing the protein MPALPESTLGGFFEEARARAELGLAVFLHAGDPPLPVLQDLVAMLDESGVDCLELAVPFPDSPTDGPVVRRSADRALARGVGLTETLALVATVRPSLKRLRIAVLADWSHSLRTVPPADYARAVADSGADALLAHGLPPRLRPAHHEALRAAGLPEVTTCYPASPPATVVEAAAHATGYLYLVARYGRSGGRPAAGHAALAPFVGSLRDRTGSPIAVGFGVSTAGDLASVALSGADAAIVGTAGVDVVERAGTTGTDPVDAYRAFTAALGRPATTPR
- a CDS encoding acyl carrier protein, which encodes MNNADRISEYIVTEFLPDLTPAQLPPDQDLLADGVIDSLGVLKLIAWVEHHFGLAVGDTDLDPDNFRSVRAIDAYVARSKGASVTGG
- a CDS encoding AMP-binding protein; its protein translation is MTEPYGELAEAVMRWAEKTPDAPALWWNGTATTYRELAGETSAVQARLAERVPAGATLAVLDPKAPRTVATVLACLVTGRPVLLPSPTLPPGHLAAVTAESGCRYAVAGEDVRTLAPGPEGDVRQEAVPPGTGFVLTTSGSTGTPKAVPLPHRGVDAFTRWAADTFGITEGTPVLNYAPLNFDLCLLDVWTTLAHGGQVVLVDPAAAAAGHRLLALLRAHRVEVVQAVPLFYTLVSAAARTGEGGTLDCVRHAVFTGDVMPEQTLAGLAALAPGARLHNIYGCTETNDSFRHEVDRDRPLPATVPLGRPLPGVRVRLRDARGRLVTGAGRGELEVTTPFQSTGYPDPLRTAEKFVTDRADGTGGGTRWFRTGDLAEAGADGALRLVGRLDHQVKVRGVAVNTAEVEQVLLDHPDVTEAGVTVLPDPVEGRHLLAVARLADGSTATSLDLKRHCTARLPRGSVPAALVPVREPLPRTGTGKVDRRALAGLRPATPPAPAATGS
- a CDS encoding MaoC/PaaZ C-terminal domain-containing protein, which codes for MTLSAPPPAPASDPAAPALDPAAARRYRTVTRQALGRPEPARTDAGPLAAFVLTHPLAERTVAGLAAGHGPYSLLHLAQEIELHAPLRPGTALDAHAELLGARVETKGTRLALRTRLTGRGTGTALADLTTHVLLAGVNAVEPRGALRTAPAPRQETAGSTVSRPVAVDREWIARYGEAAGDLNPVHLDPAAAREAGFPDTVAHGMALVALAVEEIAERYADGHADRVRALGARFAHPAFPGPDTLLELTPPAAPPGPGDTVLFTVRSRGTTAVKGGWARLGPALGDHR
- a CDS encoding beta-ketoacyl-[acyl-carrier-protein] synthase family protein, with protein sequence MRTQAGRPVRPDVAISGMGVVTPAGCTTEELWTAVRAGRSLAAGLTHFDTGRHRIRIGCRVRGLTDGDGPAEPWRTVLAGKAAQRLDPFARYGLAAALAAHADAGLPEAPAARCAIVVGTAVGGRTTSDLESLNYADRGPQGVRPLMPLMTMPNAAAAQLALQLGWHGPALTVSTTCASGADAIGLGAAMLRDDRADIVIAGGCEATLTPVTLAGFGNLNAASTRTDAATACRPFDESRDGFVMGEGAAFVVLERAADARARGSRPHALVAGYAATSDAYHLSAPHPDGAFAADAMSGALGDAGLGPADIAHVNAHGTATVHNDRAEATALAKVFGPYGPPVTATKGVVGHLIGAAGAVELVVAVQAMNAGSVPPTANHTRTEPDMEIDVVHDAPRPVAVGPALTNSFGFGGHNSSLVVTPA
- a CDS encoding aminotransferase class I/II-fold pyridoxal phosphate-dependent enzyme — translated: MASLEWDAERRNSFVPYTAERDSAYVDLDGRRLLMMSGYSYLGLAGDERVVAAAQEAAARYGTGNHGVRALAGSIPLHEELEAEVAGIAERDRALVFGSGYAANVGTIGALVGPGDTVFVDKYAHASIVDGCKLSGATVVRFRHNDTEHLARRLDAAAPGGARLVIVDSVYSMDGDIAPLPRLREVCDAHEALLMADEAHALGVIGRTGLGIEEHFDRAVRVDVKLGTLSKAIPSMGGWVAGTDELIGHLRYAARPFLFSAALAPASAGAALEALRVLRAEPERVTRVQGHGARFRDLVRAGGLRTGDSETAVVPLIAGSDEAAYDLATAARRLGVVGLPVVTPAVPRDLARLRIAVTAQHTDADIDHAAEAFLKAAGECGVAAA
- a CDS encoding AfsR/SARP family transcriptional regulator, translated to MLIRLVGLVSVEHDREAPRVLSSHQAQIALARLCLERPTGTGREQLADTIWPDGPPSTWASALRSVVSRLRATLSEGAPTGGEPPLIARGGRYLLRLPEDGQVDVDRAESAAASAAAAYRDGDHATAQRLATTTASLLRGPFLASHEGEWVDSVRARLKEVRVSALETASSSSSALGDTHHALRYAEEAVRQAPFRETAYRCQMTAHRLAGNRAEALRIYQRLRTVLAEELGIDPSPESEAAYLGLLDNPRPVTVAATTSVRLPRPAPTAASRLRDVSDPHSRTA